The region ACTGATCCATTCTCATCCTTGGTAAAGTCCATCTTATTGTGATAGAAATGAAGAGAAATAAATAAGCTTTAGTTAATGTAATAAATATACCCATTGTCATTTCCAAAATTCCAACTGCTTTATTCATTTGGAAAAAATCAAAAAAGGATATATAGGGAATAGAGAAATTCCACCCGCCCAAGTAGAGAACTGTTACAAATAAAGAAGAAACTAATAAATTTAGGTAAGAAACAAGATAAAATAAACCATATTTGATACCGGAATATTCAGTTTGGTAACCTGCTACTAATTCTTCCTCTGCTTCTGGTAAATCAAAGGGTAATCTTTCACATTCTGCCAAAGAAGAAATTAAAAAAACCAGAAAGCCTATAGGCTGACGCCAAATATTCCATCCAAAAAAACCATATTTTGACTGTGCTTCAACTATATCAACTGTACTTGAACTGTTAGATAATCATAGTCGATGATAACATCACAGTTCCCACCGCTATTTCAAAACCGTACATGAAACCTTAGCTTCATACGGCTTCTCTATGATCAGAAAAAGGAAAGGACTGTTTTGTTCTGTTCCTAGCCCCTGGGGCATAGATAGAATTAGGTAAAATAAAATAGATTTGAAAGTCCTAAATTAGACCAAAGGAATTCCGTCTGCTAGAATAAGAAAAAGCGCTTCTGAATTGATCTCATCCTTTATAATATATTCCAAATTTTTCTTTGTTCAGTAATAACTTAATCTTGGAATAAAACACTTGGTACTTGTTTTGTTATAGGAATTCAATTAATAAATGGAAAGAGTGGAGTATTAGTTCATGAGCAATTCTGCATGAATAGAGGAAGGAAATAATGCAAATTTTTTCTAGTGCACTCCATATCTTTTTTACTATTCTTCTTTCCCCCGGGAAGggggtatttaaaaagaaaaaatggaTAAAGGGTTAATTCGTTCTTGATAGCCATTTCCTTAACAAGTGAATGGGAACATACTCTGGATCGGAATCCGAAGAAAGTACTACTTGATAATTTCTACAAATTGCAAGTCCTTATTATGATTCCTTTTACGGGAAAAAATCTCTAATGTTTTAGATTTTCCATTACTAATCCTTTATGTACTTTAGTGTTCCTAACCCTTCACTAACTTTTGGTGGATTCTTCTTATGAATTTTTAAGTTATAGTAATAACTAGGAGTATTCTAATAATGGAATTCCATATTGTGAATCCTTTATTCTTGCCCGCTTCAAGATATGATGAGTAATTAAAAAATATCAACCTTGGGATAAAGAGTTTACACTCTTTATGTTTACTTCCACTTTTTTCTTGTACGTAGAAAatgagatttttttctttttactaCAAATTTAGAAGCTGTTTTATTTCACTCATATAGCTATCTAGTTTAACTTACCAACCCAAATACTAAATAAGAAAAGGAATATAAATAGTTAATGGATTTTATAGGAAAAAGATCCTATTTTAACGAATCACACGTAGAGATATTGCTAGCACACAAAAAGTTAATGGTATTTCATAACTAATGGATTGAGCAGCAGCTCGTAGACCGCCTGAAAAAGAATATTTATTATTTGAGCTATATCCTGCCATAAGAAGACCAATAGGAGCTATACTTGAAATGGCAATCCATAAAAAAACACCAATACTAAGATCGGCTAAAACAAAATGATATCCCAAAGGGATAACTAAAAAACTTAATAAAACTGATATGACTGCTATAGAAGGTCCAATGCTAAATAAAGAAATATCTCCTCGCGATGGCAGAATATCTTCTTTAAAAAGTAGTTTAGTCCCATCTGCTATAGCTTGAAGCAGGCCCAGGGGGCCAGCATATTCAGGACCAATACGTTGTTGTATCGACGCAGATATTTCTCTTTCTAACCACACAATTACGAGTACCTCTATTGTAATTCCTAAAAGGAGGGTCAAAATGGGTAGAATCGATATCAGTCCATAGACTTCTTTTAATAATTCCGATTTCGAAAAAGAATTGATAGTTTCTACCTCTACCCTATCTATTATCATTTCAACGATCAACTTCCCCCATAATGATATCTATACTACCTAATATCGTCATGATATCAgccaatttcatttttttaactagtTGAGGAAGAATTTGCAAATTAATAAAACCGGGTGGACGGATTTTCCATCTCCAGGGAAAAAGGCTATCATCTCCTACTAGATAAATCCCTAATTCACCTTTTGGGGCTTCCACTCTTACATAAAGCTCTTGCCTTGACAATTCAAAATTGGGGGAAGGTTTTTTACCAAGAAATTTATACTCAAAATCATTCCATTCAGAATTCTTTTCTTTCTTAAAGCGTCGGACTTCTAAATTCTCATAAGGTCCTCCAGGAATTTTTTCTATAGCTTGTTGAATTATTTTGATGGATTCGCTCATTTCACCAACTCGTACTAAATAGCGAGCTAATGAATCGCCTTCTTTTTGCCATTGGACTTTCCAATCAAATTGGTTGTAAGACTCATAAGGATCCACTTTACGAAGATCCCATTGTATTCCAGAAGCTCGTAACATAGGTCCCGATAAGCCCCAATTTACTGCTTCTTCTCCGCTAATAAAACCTACTCCTTCAACTCGCTCTAAAAAAATGGGATTCTGTGTAATAAGTTGTTGATATTCAACAACTCCGCGTAAAAAATAATCACAGAAATCTAAACATTTATCGATCCATCCATAAGGTAGATCGGCGGCTACTCCTCCGATGCGGAAGTAATTGTGCATCATTCGCATACCTGTAGCAGCTTCAAATAGATCATATATTaattctctctctctaaaaatgtAGAAAAAAGGAGTCTGTGCGCCGAGATCCGCCATAAAAGGTCCAAGCCATAGCAAGTGAGAAGCTATACGGCTTAACTCTAACATAATTACCCTAATATAGCTGGCTCTTTGTGGTATTTGAATATTCTCCAAGAATTCTGGTGCATTTACTGTTATTGCTTCTGTAAACATAGTAGCTAAATAATCCCACCTTGTTACATAAGGTAAGTATTGTATAATCGTTCGGTTTTCCGCGATTTTTTCCATTCCTCTGTGTAAATACCCTAATATGGGTTCACAATCAATAACATCCTCACCATCAAGAGTAACGATCAGTCGAAGAACACCATGCATTGATGGGTGTTGAGGGCCCATATTGACTATCATGAGATCTTTTTTTGTAAGCGGTAGACTCATATCCTTTCTTCCTTAATTCATTATTCCATGAAAATGGATTATTCCATGAATTCCTCAAAGTGAGGCTCATCAAAATGAAAAATCTAAGACTACTATAAAGACtactaaaaaaataataaaacaagaaaaaaatttgAAGGATTAAATTACTGCTCCCGAATATTCAACTGACCGATTAATTTCTTATAACGTACTCTATTTTTCTTTGCCAAATAAGCCAGCAAACGTCGACGTTTTCCCAAAAGTCTTCGTAGACCTCTTTCCGATGAAAAATCTTTTTTGTGTAATTCCAAATGTGAAGCAAGTCTCCGTATCTTATTGGTGAAACTGAATACTTGAAATTCAACAGAACccctgttttcttctttttcttctttaaccATAAATCCTAAAATTTTTCTACCTCCTTTctttttcatgtatttttctgatcaggaaaaataaaaaattatgtcaGTTATTTTGAAGTTATTCTAATCTCGTACACACACAAATTTGCAATTATTCATCTACTACTGgaatttggattttttttatcgATGCAAATTGGATTTGGATAGAAGGGTACATTCTTTCTACTATTTTAGATAGAAGAAATGTTTCTTCTATCTAAATATAGTAGAAAGAATTTTGCTGATTTATTTATTGCTATATGCAATTTATGGAATTGATACACCATTTAATTGATATCATTTAGCAAAATGAAACACAGCATAGGCATCCATCTTTTGGCTCGAGAATTTCACGGGATAGAGATATGGTATAAGAAATAGACTATTAAGTAACTCTAAATGAATTGTGGATACATCTGTATCCTTAACATACTGAAACGATTGCCATTATTCGTATCAAACCAATAGCGATTCATACAAGCTAAATCTTCTAATCAATGGTGGGCCAATAATGAATTTTTTTGCATATGTAttaagacgcttggcctgatttcgaAATTGTCCAgagttttatatgttgttttcattGCAAAATGATGGGTCTCCTTCCATAACTTTCCAATTACGAGTACGAGAATTGAAAGACATAAATATTCTAAATTCTCTACGGCGTCTAGTAGATAGATAGAATATTTTCAGGAACAAGAAAATCAGAAGAATCTTTCTCTCTATTCACTATCATTCCGCGTCTTCGACTTCTAttagtttcttttcttctttaatgCAATAGCTATAGTTTGATATAAGAATCCATTTCTCAAAGTAATGGAAACCATTCTCTTATAGGAAATGGTTCGAAAATCGCTATTCCACCTTTTAGGTATCGTGAAAAGTGATACCTGTGAAGATCGTGCATTTCAGTCAAATTCAGATCCGTTTTTCGAGTCCATGATATAATATAACCAAATTGGATAGATCTTCCACCTGTTTAGCTAAGAAAGAATAGATACAGAGGTGGATAATAGATCGATATGAAGATCATGAGCTGCCCCATAATGAAACCGCCAGTAGTCGCAAATATCTCCTTCTTCCCTAATCCAAGATTGGAGAAAGAAGATCTAAGAGGGACCTATGGAGAATGTAGTCAGAAATCCATAATAGAGTCTGACCACAACGACCGAATTAATTATCCTCATCGAGAAACTTAGACTACTAAATAGAAAAGATTTGAAAATCATGGCATgggtctcctttttttctttctttagagTTTTCTATATGCACAATTTCTCGATGTTTCGATGAGAATTTCTTGACTTTCCATATATAGAAAGAGATAGACTATAAATGACATCTCTTATGTCAATAAGACCAAAGGGATGGATATTAAATGATAGGAAGTGCTAGGAAGTGAAATAGAATGAAATAGAGCCACTTTGGGCTTCCCTATGAAATGAGGCATGGAACGGAGCCACTACGAAGAAATTATGGGAGTTACGAAAGAAGCTTCGGACTCATATTGTTCATGGGTTGAGAGCGGGAGTTGAACTCTAGGAGGTCGAATCCCCCCTTGTTCCTCAGTAGCTCAGTGGTAGAGCGGTCGGCTGTTAACTGACTGGTCGTAGGTTCGAATCCTACTTGGGGAGATTTTATTCATTCTTTAATGTAAGAATTTTAATGTAAGAATAAAGAATTGAATTAAAGGGCTTGCTTTGACCCTTAGGAGTAGGTAACCCGTTCGCTATCCTTGTTTCTATTTCTATTGCATTCTATCTCATCGTATCACATTCTGTTCTACGATTCCACTTCGACAAAAGGAAAGAGCATACCTAAGTTCAATAGCTTTACGTCCGCTATCCCGATCATGATTTTCCTACCCTCAGGGGGAAAGTAaaggcccttccccctttggaagGCTGTGGGcgaggagggattcgaacccccgaCACCGTGGTTCGTAGCCACGTGCTCTAATCCTCTGAGCTACAGGCCCAGCTGTCTCCACTGGATCTCTTCCCGGGGGTACCCCTTCATTTCAGGTTAAGAAGATGGGAAAGCGCCTTTCTCTCTATAAGAACAGTGCGTTCCGAGgtgtgaagtgggagagaggggatgtGATGATTGAGGTTTTGAATAAGACGATCTTTGCATTTTAGATTTGGATCTTTTTCTTATTTCAAAATAGTGAAAAAGTCAAATAAGAGGTGTTAAGCTTTTTATCATTCTGGCATCGAGCTATTTTGCCGCAGGACCTCCCCTACAGTATCGTCACCGCAGTAGAGTTTAACCACCAAATTCGGGATGGATTGGTGTGGTTCCTCTACGCCTAGGACACCAGAATATCGAACCATGAACGAGGAAAGGCATGAGATAAATATTGGCTAGTAATTGTGAAGCCCCAATTCTTGACTGAAAGGGACACCAAAGGCCTCTGccctccctctctatctatccaagagatggaagggcagggcttttttttggttttttcatcttttcatcaaagAGTTGAACAATGAAGATAGATGGCAAGTGCCTGATCGATTTGATCAGGCCGTGTAGGAACAAGGTTCAAATCGTTCGTTCGTTAGGATGCCTCAGCTGCATACATCACTGCACTTCCACTTGACACCTATTTAAACGGCTCGTCTCGCCGCTACCTTATCCTATTTCCATACTTCTGTCGCTCCATCCCCGTATGGGTGGAGAACCCGTCGCTGTCTCGGCTGTGATACCGGAGGCTCTAGGGAAGTCGGAGGAGAGAGCACTCATCTTGGGGTGGGCTTACTACTTATATGCTTTCAGCAGTTATCCTCTCCGCACTTGGCTACCCAGCGTTTACCGTAGGCACGATAACTGGTACACCAGAGGTGCGTCCTTCCCGGTCCTCTCGTACTAGGGAAAGGTCCTCTCAATGCTCTAACGCCCACACCGGATATGGACCGAACTGTCTCACGACGTTCTGAACCCAGCTCACGTACCGCATTAATGGGCGAACAGCCCAACCCTTGGAACCACCTACAGCTCCAGGTggcgaagagccgacatcgaggtGCCAAACCTTCCCGTCGATGTGGACTCTTGGGGAAGATCAGCCTGTTATCCCTAGAGTAACTTTTATCCGTTGAGCGACGGCCCTTCCACTCGGCACCGTCGGATCACTAAGGCCGACTTTCGTCTCTGCTCGACGGGTGAGTCTTGCAGTCAAGCTCCCTTCTGCCTTTGCACTCGAGGACCAATGTCCGTCTGGCCCGAGGAAACCTTTGCACGCCTCCGTTACCTTTTGGGAGGCCTACGCCCCATAGAAACTGTCTACCTGAGACTGTCCCTTGGCCCGCGGGTCTGACACAAGGTTAGAATCCGAGCTCTTCCAGAGTGGTATCTCACTGATGGCTCGGGCCCCCCCGGAAGGGGGCCTTCTTCGCCTTCCACCTAAGCTGCGCAGGAAAGGCCCAAAGCCAATCCCAGGGAACAGTAAAGCTTCATAGGGTCTTTCTGTCCAGGTGCAGG is a window of Hordeum vulgare subsp. vulgare unplaced genomic scaffold, MorexV3_pseudomolecules_assembly, whole genome shotgun sequence DNA encoding:
- the LOC123421457 gene encoding NAD(P)H-quinone oxidoreductase subunit 1, chloroplastic-like, with translation MSLPLTKKDLMIVNMGPQHPSMHGVLRLIVTLDGEDVIDCEPILGYLHRGMEKIAENRTIIQYLPYVTRSNSSSTVDIVEAQSKYGFFGWNIWRQPIGFLVFLISSLAECERLPFDLPEAEEELVAGYQTEYSGIKYGLFYLVSYLNLLVSSLFVTVLYLGGWNFSIPYISFFDFFQMNKAVGILEMTMGIFITLTKAYLFLFISITIRWTLPRMRMDQLLNLGWKFLLPISLGNLLLTTSSQLVSL
- the LOC123421456 gene encoding NAD(P)H-quinone oxidoreductase subunit 1, chloroplastic; protein product: MIIDRVEVETINSFSKSELLKEVYGLISILPILTLLLGITIEVLVIVWLEREISASIQQRIGPEYAGPLGLLQAIADGTKLLFKEDILPSRGDISLFSIGPSIAVISVLLSFLVIPLGYHFVLADLSIGVFLWIAISSIAPIGLLMAGYSSNNKYSFSGGLRAAAQSISYEIPLTFCVLAISLRVIR